TTTTTTgtcgaatatttatttatattttgaaacttaATACTAGAAGTATGTACTGGAGTCGCACGATTTCCAGACTTTTTTCCATTGGCTAGAACTATCAGTTGTATCTGATAGCAAAAAGCAGATATGTACATAATTGGTAGTTCCTAAGGGTTTCCCAACATTTCCTGAAGTCAACTTGATCAATTGAAATTCACGCAGCAATATATATGAAGTAACAGAAAgcacttcaatttttccaataacTGCAGTTGTGTATTCGTCAATAAATGAAACACATCATCTGTGCTGTAATTGAAACTACCAGCATGTTCCAATTTACAATTGTAGTAACCCATACATAAAAATTAGCGTTTCGTCTCTCAAATTCAAGAAAGAATGGAAACAAGGTGTCAGTGTTAAAATGCCTCAatacattttatattacatacacCCCACGTAATTTAGTAGCATCATTTTGCTGAAgccaaaattgagaaattttacATACCATCATATTTATTAATGAGTAAACTATGTTATGCTGAATATGCTCAAATAAAATCTGACTTATTAATTTGACAATTCTATACCATGAAAAGAATCggttctgaaaaaattagtcgaGCAGTTTGCATAAACAAACTCCAAGTggtaattgatttttgcaaagATAGGTGACTTCcattaagaaaaataattgttttaataGATAATTTGAATTGTGTTTACCTGTTCAACCCTGGCAATAGACACTGAGTCCTCAagctgtttttcttttctagcCTTAGTCAAGTCGTAATAGACTTTACCAGAGCAGAAAAGTAGTTTCTTTACATTGTTGGCGTTCTGGGTAGCAGGACCTTCTTCGGGAATTACTCTCAAGAAATGCGTATCTTCCGTCATTAGGTCGAAACTGGATCTAGCCTCTGGGTGACGAAGGAGAGATTTTGGTGTCATGAGGATCAAAGGTTTACGGAACGGAAGCGCAATTTGACGGCGCAAGATGTGGAAGTAATTAGCGGGTGTGCTGCAGTTGGCTACAATCCAGTTTATGTCATGCAACTGACGAACTGCAAACTCTTCGCTTTCTGGTGGGAAATAATCTGGATCATCGGCAGACATTTGAAGGAAACGTTCCAACCGGGCGCTGGAGTGTTCTGGACCCTATAATTAAATTTGCTAATTATCTTTCAACTTTCGATATAGTAAGTAGCAATTAAGACTCAGAACTGAGAAGTTAATTCTTAGACATTAAGTTTCTAAAGATCGAatggaaaacaaaacaatttgTCTATTTTCGCTCCAAGGGATTTGTCctatagtttgaaaaaatatccttTCTCACCATGCCTTCAAGTCCATGAGGTTGTAGCATGACAAGGCCAGATTGTCGGACCCATTTCGCTTGTCCACTGCTGATAAATTGATCAATGATACATTGCGCGGTGTTATTAAAGTCTCCGAACTGAGCTTCCCAGCATACTAACGCGTTCGGATTAGTCATTGAATAACCTAGTTCAAAACCTGCAAAGAAACGTAcacaaattgtttaaaatgtgTACTGTGAAAAGTTCACACACAGGAATCAACGACTCAGAGCAGCTGAAGAGAGAgttgaaatggaaaaacgTGAAAGGAATGAAGGCATCAGAAATGAGACaagaagtaaaaatataagGCCTTCTTTGCACTACGTAGAATCTTACTGAAAGCTCACGTTTTGGGCAGTACTAACGTCAATACGAATGGATTATTCATTACCGAGAACACCAAACTCGGAGAGAGAACTATTGCAGACAGTGTATGGAGCTTGGTCTGGATACATGTAACATAACGGTCTGTAAGTTGCTTTATCTACAGTCTGGTGGTGCAGTACATGGTGTCTGTGAGAAAATGTCCCTCGTTCGACATCCTGGCCAGACAATCTAACGTGAATTCCTTCCTTCAGAAGTGAGCCAAAGGCCATAGCCTCGCCAAGAGCCCAATCGACAGTGCGGGCCTCTATCATATCCATTCTAGCCTTAAGAATGCGCTCGATAcctggaataaaaatatagtaaGGACAAGGGCTTAGTAGTcagattaataatttttcacgcaTCTTTTCGCATAAAGCTTAACCGACCTTTATGAATGACAAATTCAGCCGCATTGGGAGGCGGAGAAGACATTTTTTTGCCAATGTGAACTAGAGTATCCTCCTTGATACCAGTAGGAGACGATTTGAGGGGATCTTTGCCTTCGAAGAAGCCTGACCATGGCGAATCTAGCCAATCCTTGTATTTGATGTGTGTTTCTTGCTTTGCATTATTGTACGCGTCTTCAcatattttctcatatttttctttaacatcctgaaaaaaagaacaaaaagcaCTTTAGCACTACAGatatcaaatgatttttttataactgttGCAACTCCACCTCCTTTGATTGAATGTAAAAGTACACACAATAAAAACTGTCGATTATCATTTAACATTGTACAGATACACTAACCTTGACTTCCTCAGGTGTTACAACATTCTCGCTAATCAGTTTGTCAGCATACAAAGTAAGACCTGGTGGAGTGTTGCGGATTTTTCTGTACATTAAGGGTTGTGTAAACATTGGCTCATCGATTTCGTTGTGTCCATTCCGTCTGTAGGATACCAAGTCAATGACCACATCTTTGTGGAATGTTGCACGCCACTCAGCTGCTACTTTGCAAACGTGCATTACGGCCTCAGGGTCGTCGGAGTTGACATGGAAAATTGGAGCATTCACGACTCTTGCGACatctggttaaaaaaattagggtaTGTTAGcgtatattatcaatattcTATCTGTTCCTTATCTGT
The genomic region above belongs to Diprion similis isolate iyDipSimi1 chromosome 8, iyDipSimi1.1, whole genome shotgun sequence and contains:
- the LOC124409640 gene encoding 2-oxoglutarate dehydrogenase, mitochondrial isoform X7; translation: MDRVFKLPSTTFIGGKEKSLPLREILKRLESAYCGHIGVEFMFINSLEQCNWIRQKMETPGIMEITSDEKRLILARLTRATGFEAFLAKKWSSEKRFGLEGCEILIPAMKQVIDKSTELGVESIVMGMPHRGRLNVLANVCRKPLNQIFTQFAALEAADDGSGDVKYHLGTYIERLNRVTNKNIRLAVVANPSHLEAVDPVVQGKTRAEQFYRGDGEGKKVMSILLHGDAAFCGQGVVFETMHLSDLPDYTTHGTVHIVVNNQIGFTTDPRHSRSSPYCTDVARVVNAPIFHVNSDDPEAVMHVCKVAAEWRATFHKDVVIDLVSYRRNGHNEIDEPMFTQPLMYRKIRNTPPGLTLYADKLISENVVTPEEVKDVKEKYEKICEDAYNNAKQETHIKYKDWLDSPWSGFFEGKDPLKSSPTGIKEDTLVHIGKKMSSPPPNAAEFVIHKGIERILKARMDMIEARTVDWALGEAMAFGSLLKEGIHVRLSGQDVERGTFSHRHHVLHHQTVDKATYRPLCYMYPDQAPYTVCNSSLSEFGVLGFELGYSMTNPNALVCWEAQFGDFNNTAQCIIDQFISSGQAKWVRQSGLVMLQPHGLEGMGPEHSSARLERFLQMSADDPDYFPPESEEFAVRQLHDINWIVANCSTPANYFHILRRQIALPFRKPLILMTPKSLLRHPEARSSFDLMTEDTHFLRVIPEEGPATQNANNVKKLLFCSGKVYYDLTKARKEKQLEDSVSIARVEQISPFPYDLVKKEAEKYPNAELVWTQEEHKNQGAWTYVQPRFHTALNGVRDVGNGDVQKDSASEISGSWFSSWLSSSKPPQPSTVSKPQTAETTNRKERIVRYVGRPTAASPATGSKMQHLKELKQLLDDAFSI